The Bacillaceae bacterium IKA-2 DNA window AAGAATTAAAATCATTTTCTTTTAAACTAGTGTAAAGTTACTGCTAGGCAAAAAATATATTATTTTCTTAGGATAGGGTAAAATAGTAGTAGGAAATCAGAAGTAGGGGTGTGTTTTTATGAATCAATGGGATGAAAAATTTCAAGAAGAAGGCTATTTATACGGAACAGAAGCAAATGAATTTATTAAATTATGGGGGCAAAAATTAGCGAAAGGAAATCTTCTTGCTATAGCGGAAGGAGAAGGAAGAAACGCAGCCTTTTTGTCAGAGTTAGGAAACGATGTCACAACATGGGATTATTCAAAGGTTGGAGTTGAAAAAACAATCAAGTTGGCAAAGGATAAAGGGGTGACTGTAAAAGCACTCCTAAACGATTTAGAAACAGTCGAGTGGGAACAAGAAAAATGGGATCTTATTGTTAATGTTTTCGGACATTTACCACCTGACCTACTTACAAGAACGTTAGCAGGTATTGAAAAATCGCTAAAACGTGGGGGAGTGTATGTAACAGAAGTTTATTCTACTAAACAAATCCAATATGGTACAGGTGGTCCTAAATCTCTTGAACTCCTTTATGAACCGCAAATATTTTTAGATGCTTTTAAAGACTGGCGCTTCATTCATTTTTTTTATGGAGAAGTAGAGCGTCATGAAGGTGACAGTCATAATGGGGTCTGCCATGTAATTCAGCTAGTTGTTCAAAAACCGCTGTAGTCTAGTGGTGGGAATCGATTGTAATTTAACAGACTTATACAAACTATGTCGAGACAAAAACTGAATTAAGGTTTTTTACGTTGAGCAAAGTAGTCTAATCGTTTCGTAATCGTATTCTCATAACCGTTTACCGTTGGTTTATAAAAGATTTTTCCGATCATTTCGTCTGGCAAGTACTGTTGTGCAACATAATTTTTATCGAATTGATGAGGATATTTATAGCCAATGCCGTTTCCTAATTGTTTTGCTCCCTTATAATGAGCATCCCGAAGATGGACTGGAACTTCTCCCGATTTTTCTTTTTTCACGGTTTCGAGGGCCTCGTCAATCCCGGTAATAACGGCATTACTTTTTGGTGCGGTTGCTAAATAAAGTGCAGCTTCAGCTAAGGGTATTCTTGCTTCAGGCATACCAATAAAATTAACCGCATATGCGGCCGCTTGAACAATGAGAAGCGCATTAGGATCTGCCAAACCAATGTCTTCTGCTGCATGAACATAAAGGCGTCTCACAATAAACTTTGGATCTTCACCAGCGTAGAGCATTTTCGCAAGCCAATAAAGAGTCGCATCAGGATCCGAACCACGAATACTTTTAATGAAAGCAGAAACCGTATCGTAATGGTTGTCACCTTTTTTATCGTAACGAACAATTCGTTTTTGAATCGATTCTTCAGCAATCGATAAAGAAATGAAAATAACGCCATCTTGATTTGGATCTGTTGTTAATATCGCAAGCTCTAATGCATTTAAGGCAGATCTTGCATCACCATTACCAACATTGACAATATGGCTTAAGGCTTCTTCAGCAATGTCTATTTTATAGTTACCAAAACCTCTTTCCTTATCATGGATGGCAGTCTTTATAATTATTTTAATATCTTCTTCTGTATGGAGTTTTAGTTGAAATAAACGGGAACGTGACAGTAATGCTTGATTTATTTCAAACATCGGATTTTCAGTTGTTGCTCCAATTAAAATGACAGTTCCATCTTCTACATACGGTAAAAGAGCATCTTGTTGACCTTTATTAAAACGATGAATTTCATCAATAAAAAGGACTGTCTTTTTTTCGTACATAAGTGAACGTTCTTTAGCTGCATCAATGACTTTACGGATATCAGCGATTCCTGCCGTCACCGCATTTAATTGTTCAAAAGAGGCTACTGTGGAGTTGGCAATAACTTTTGCAAGTGTCGTTTTTCCAGTTCCAGGTGGTCCGAAAAAAATCATTGCTGTCAATCGATCAGCCTCTATCGATCTTCTCAACAATGTTCCTTTACCAAGTATTTCCTCTTGTCCGATGACTTCGTCAATTGTTCTAGGGCGCATCCGATTAGCTAATGGGCCTTTTAGGTTATCATTTTCTTGCGCTGAATAATTAAATAAGTCCAATGGGATTATCTCCTTATAGTACGTGTTCAAAAAGGAGATTTACCGGACTTTTTGAACATCTTATTATCTACGTCTTTTGAGTCAGAATAACTGATGGTTAAGCTAAAATCAATGAATATCGTTTTTTAACCTACTTTACCGCAACTATTTCGAAAATCGTGATATACTTAAATGAATTTCATAATGCAGATTATGCGCCACTAGGTAGCTTGATGTGGCTAGTTTTGATATTATGAAATTCATTCATTTAAGGCGAAATTATTGGAAGGTTTATAGCTGTAGAAAGGATGGAAAAACTGTGAGAAGGGAAAAGAAAAGTGTAGTAAGGAGATGGCTTATTTTTTTTGTTGGGATAATTGTCATGTCTTTTGGGATCGTCTTAATGATTGAAGCCGACCTTGGTGTTGCACCTTGGGATGTCCTGCACATTGGTCTGACGAAGCAATTTGGTCTTACAGTTGGTACTTGGTCAATTTTAGTCGGTTTTTGTATTATTGGTTTAACAACCCTATTAACAAAAGAGTGGCCACCACTAGGTGCTTTTTTAAATATGATATTTGTCGGTGTATTTATTGATATCTTTCGTCTATTTATTGGTACACCTGTCACAATCCTAGGCCAATATGTTATGCTTTTGGTAGGAGTAGTTGTGATCGGTTACGGGATTGGTTTCTATATCGCTCCTAAATGTGGGGCAGGACCTAGGGACAGTCTAATG harbors:
- a CDS encoding class I SAM-dependent methyltransferase, translated to MNQWDEKFQEEGYLYGTEANEFIKLWGQKLAKGNLLAIAEGEGRNAAFLSELGNDVTTWDYSKVGVEKTIKLAKDKGVTVKALLNDLETVEWEQEKWDLIVNVFGHLPPDLLTRTLAGIEKSLKRGGVYVTEVYSTKQIQYGTGGPKSLELLYEPQIFLDAFKDWRFIHFFYGEVERHEGDSHNGVCHVIQLVVQKPL
- a CDS encoding YitT family protein; translation: MRREKKSVVRRWLIFFVGIIVMSFGIVLMIEADLGVAPWDVLHIGLTKQFGLTVGTWSILVGFCIIGLTTLLTKEWPPLGAFLNMIFVGVFIDIFRLFIGTPVTILGQYVMLLVGVVVIGYGIGFYIAPKCGAGPRDSLMIAITEKSAWKVQYVRGLMEIIVLAIGWNLGGPVFIGTILFSLTIGNVVGFTLPQCQRLVDRFIERGMKIENIDKGTIRVNDHDGISKEVR
- a CDS encoding AAA family ATPase, whose product is MDLFNYSAQENDNLKGPLANRMRPRTIDEVIGQEEILGKGTLLRRSIEADRLTAMIFFGPPGTGKTTLAKVIANSTVASFEQLNAVTAGIADIRKVIDAAKERSLMYEKKTVLFIDEIHRFNKGQQDALLPYVEDGTVILIGATTENPMFEINQALLSRSRLFQLKLHTEEDIKIIIKTAIHDKERGFGNYKIDIAEEALSHIVNVGNGDARSALNALELAILTTDPNQDGVIFISLSIAEESIQKRIVRYDKKGDNHYDTVSAFIKSIRGSDPDATLYWLAKMLYAGEDPKFIVRRLYVHAAEDIGLADPNALLIVQAAAYAVNFIGMPEARIPLAEAALYLATAPKSNAVITGIDEALETVKKEKSGEVPVHLRDAHYKGAKQLGNGIGYKYPHQFDKNYVAQQYLPDEMIGKIFYKPTVNGYENTITKRLDYFAQRKKP